In Candidatus Manganitrophus noduliformans, the genomic stretch GATAAGAGGGGAGTCGAAATGCTGAAAGCGGTGCAGGGAGATCGGGTCCGGCTCACCGGCTGTTCTTTATTTCTATCCGAACTTTTAAGAAGAGGGGAGCGATGAACATAGGAAAGGTCCTGTTGATCTTGGGAGGGGGCGGCGTCAGGGGGCTTGCTCATATTGGCGTTCTGAAAGCCCTCGAGCGATTAGGGATCTCGATCTCCGAATATGCAGGGACGAGTGTGGGCGCCATCGTTGCGGCGATGGCGGCAAGCGGGATGAAAGCCGGTGAAATTGAGAAGATCGGCCTCTTCCTTCGGCAGAGCGACCTCTTTGACTTTAACTACGCAGGTCTTTTGACCAACCCCGGCCGGATCAAGGGTCTTTGCAAAGGGGAGCGCCTCCGGCAGTTCATCAAGAGGGTCATTCCAGCGGATCGGTTCAACCGTCTTCAAAAACCGCTCTTTCTCGGTGCGGTGAACATCGGCGATGGGGAGATGACCTTCTGGGGGATGAATCATGATCGGAATCCCCCGCTCCACGACGCGATTTACGCCTCCTGCGCGATCCCCGGGATCTTTCCGCCCCAAAAGATCGGGGAAGCATTTTATGTCGACGGCGGGGTAGTGGATAGCCTTCCGCTTCAACTGGCCAAGATCAGGAAGCCCGATCTGATCATTGCGGTCAGCCTGGGTCCGCTCAATCCCCTGAGCGGTGATGAGATCCAGGAGGACGGCATCTTTTCCATCATGGAACGATTCTACGAGATAAAAAACAGGGAGATGTTAGAGTGCCGCCGCTGCTCTGAAGCAGAAACGCCGTTGATCTTGATCGAGCCGGATGTGGGCGACCACCGATTCTTCAAGGTGCAGCGCCGCCGGGAACTGATCCAAAAAGGAGAGGCCGAGACCCTCGCGGTGTTGAAGTCTCATGCGTTTCTGAACAAAGGCAAGGCAAGAAGATACACGGGAATCGATGAGAGGGGTTCCCATGCGGCCCCATCATTATCTCTGACGGTTTGATGCAGGGAGGAGGTGTGTCATGCAGTGTCCAAAGTGTCGTGGCTTGATGATCGACGAGCGGTTTTGTGACCTTTACGAGGATATGGGGAGGAAATGTTTTGAGGGCTGGCGCTGCATCCTCTGCGGCGAGATTCTGGACTTCACGATTCTCACGAATCGCGCGACATTCGGATCCTCGCTCGTCCAATATGCAGGATGCAGTCCGAAGCATGAGATCGATTGAGAGGAACCGATGGGTGGAGTCGAAATGCTCTGTACCGGGAAGAGACCATGATCAGTGATCGAGAATTTCAATAGCCCCAAGGGGCCGCGGCCGATTTTACCCTGGCCGCGGACGTGGCCTATCGGTTTTAGGAGGCCAATAACGTGAACAATGTTCAACAAAAAAGGAGGTCTGAAATGCCCGAACGATTGATCAAGCTTTACCAGGCGGAGTGGTGTTCCTACTGTCGGAGGGTCCGGATGAAACTGGCGGAATTGGGGGTCCCTTATATCACGGTGAATGTCCCCGATGAAAAGCCGATGAGAGAGGATCTTTTTAACATCTCAGGGCAGAGGGGAATTCCCACCCTGGTGGATGGGGATGTCGTCATTGCGGATGATGATGACGCCATCATTGCCTATCTGGAGGGTCGGTTCGCCAAGGTTCCGGCGGCGGGAAGCTTCAATGAAATCTGTACAGATTAGGTTGATAAGAGAGTGATCGAGGAAATCCCGCCCGGCGGCTGCAATGGTGCAGCGGTAGAGCAATACAGGAACGGCGGATTGTGACGCAGAGACTCATAGAGAAGGAGGGAATAAAAATGAAAAGGATACTTTTGACATTCGCGGCGCTATTGACCCTTTCAATCCCGGGATTGGCGCGGGCCGAGATCCGTGAGGGAAGCCAGGAGATCGGAATCCATGCCGGTGCTCTCTTCGGGGCGAACGCGGAGCTGACCGATACGGCGATCTCCGGAAGGAAGCCGGAGTTGGATGACGATTTCGCGGTCGGGCTCAATTACACCTACAACTTCACCCGCCACTTCGGTTTGGAGGGGCGGTACACATTCAGTCCGAATACCGCCGAGATTACCCCCACGGGGGAGATTGATCTCGATCTCCACCTGATCGACGTGAACGCGGTCTACCATGTCAACCCCCACGACCCGGTGGTCTTCTACGGGACGGCGGGGGTCGGCTGGGCGTTCGCGGATATCGATCGTGATATCACCGGGACCATCAACGGGGTTCCGAAGACGATCAGCGATGACGACGGGTTCACCGTCAACGTGGGGGTCGGCCTGAAATATGAGGTCGTGGAGCATGTCTCGCTTCGGCTCGATGGGCGGTATCGCTTTATCGACCAGCTCGTGGATTCTCGCGAGGAGCAACTGAACACCGCCGAGGCCACGGTCGGCATCGCGTGGGTATTTTAAAAAGGAGGAGAACATGGCGAAACTGATCTGTACGAAATGTGCCGGTGAAAGGCCCGTGCCCAAGCTCGATGAAGGGCCCGGCATTGTCAGCAAGAAAGATGCAACCAAACTGACCTGCCCCACACATGGGGAGCAGTGCGCCACAACGAATATTCCACTCTGTTGCGGCGCCTCCATGAAGTACACGGTCTAACCATCGGCCTATTTGTATGGAGACGTTGTTTAAGTCAAACGGGGTGAGGGGCGGGCAGCCCTGAACCCCGTTTGGTCTCGACCTTGAAAAGAAGAGAGGAACGGGAGAGTGAAGGAAGATTCGAAGACAAAAAGAGCGGTTGTGCAGGCCGGCTTGAGGGGTCTGGGATCTGGTTTCTTGGATTGGCTGCAGGAGACGGGTCGGATGGGGCTTTTCTTTGGAGAAGCGATCCTCGCCGGGATCAGGCCCCCTTACAAGGGGGGCCGGATCATACGCCAGGTCCATTTTATCGGCGTGGGGTCCCTCTTCGTCATCCTCCTCACCGCTTCTTTTACAGGCATGGTGCTCGGTCTTCAAGGTTAC encodes the following:
- a CDS encoding patatin-like phospholipase family protein, with the translated sequence MNIGKVLLILGGGGVRGLAHIGVLKALERLGISISEYAGTSVGAIVAAMAASGMKAGEIEKIGLFLRQSDLFDFNYAGLLTNPGRIKGLCKGERLRQFIKRVIPADRFNRLQKPLFLGAVNIGDGEMTFWGMNHDRNPPLHDAIYASCAIPGIFPPQKIGEAFYVDGGVVDSLPLQLAKIRKPDLIIAVSLGPLNPLSGDEIQEDGIFSIMERFYEIKNREMLECRRCSEAETPLILIEPDVGDHRFFKVQRRRELIQKGEAETLAVLKSHAFLNKGKARRYTGIDERGSHAAPSLSLTV
- a CDS encoding glutaredoxin family protein translates to MPERLIKLYQAEWCSYCRRVRMKLAELGVPYITVNVPDEKPMREDLFNISGQRGIPTLVDGDVVIADDDDAIIAYLEGRFAKVPAAGSFNEICTD
- a CDS encoding porin family protein, producing MKRILLTFAALLTLSIPGLARAEIREGSQEIGIHAGALFGANAELTDTAISGRKPELDDDFAVGLNYTYNFTRHFGLEGRYTFSPNTAEITPTGEIDLDLHLIDVNAVYHVNPHDPVVFYGTAGVGWAFADIDRDITGTINGVPKTISDDDGFTVNVGVGLKYEVVEHVSLRLDGRYRFIDQLVDSREEQLNTAEATVGIAWVF